One genomic window of Arthrobacter caoxuetaonis includes the following:
- a CDS encoding DAK2 domain-containing protein, with translation MQTKITANAQALKRWLSKAEISLGNHSDRLNAINIFPVADGDTGTNLYLTMRAASAAAAELETQDIGELLSVAGRSAMEQARGNSGTLLSVFLTAMAEPLAGDTRLSAPLLARALERAQLRSWSVLSDPVPGTMLSVLEEAARAASRVEAAQSGDDSNAGLAETLRAVMTAALAAVIRTEEQLKTLTDARVVDAGGVGFLLVLDALRAAALGEELQGELLDGLHGYDVQDPHIHSTQPQLEGVEVMCTIILSPLDAATMRLQLDELGESVIMSAVSPVGDGYRWRVHVHTPDAGAALELLRTVGEPTNVTITELSADGHQTSEIPQVPVPGATAGGGLAREA, from the coding sequence TTGCAGACTAAGATCACCGCCAACGCGCAGGCGCTGAAGCGATGGTTGAGCAAGGCAGAAATCTCGCTGGGAAACCACAGCGACCGGCTGAACGCCATCAACATCTTCCCCGTGGCCGACGGCGACACAGGCACTAACCTGTACCTCACCATGAGGGCCGCTTCCGCTGCGGCCGCGGAACTTGAGACCCAGGACATCGGCGAACTGCTCTCAGTGGCAGGCCGCTCCGCCATGGAACAGGCGCGGGGAAATTCCGGAACCCTGCTATCGGTCTTCCTCACCGCGATGGCCGAGCCGCTGGCGGGCGACACCCGGCTTTCGGCTCCGTTGCTGGCCAGGGCTCTGGAAAGGGCACAGCTGCGTTCCTGGTCCGTGCTCAGCGATCCCGTACCCGGGACCATGCTCTCAGTCCTGGAGGAAGCAGCCCGGGCCGCTTCCCGCGTTGAAGCCGCCCAGAGCGGGGACGATTCCAACGCCGGGCTGGCCGAGACACTGCGGGCGGTGATGACAGCCGCGCTTGCCGCCGTCATCCGCACTGAAGAGCAGCTGAAAACCCTCACCGATGCCCGCGTGGTGGACGCCGGCGGCGTCGGCTTCCTGCTGGTGCTGGACGCGCTCCGCGCCGCAGCCCTCGGCGAGGAACTGCAGGGCGAGCTCCTCGACGGCCTGCACGGCTACGACGTCCAGGACCCGCACATCCACAGCACCCAGCCCCAGCTGGAGGGCGTGGAGGTTATGTGCACCATCATCCTTTCCCCGCTCGACGCCGCCACCATGAGGCTGCAGCTGGACGAACTGGGGGAGTCCGTCATCATGAGTGCCGTCAGCCCGGTTGGGGACGGGTACCGCTGGCGGGTCCATGTGCACACGCCGGACGCCGGGGCAGCGCTGGAGCTTCTGCGCACTGTTGGGGAACCAACCAACGTCACGATTACCGAGCTCTCCGCCGACGGGCACCAGACCAGCGAAATCCCGCAGGTTCCCGTCCCCGGTGCCACCGCCGGCGGCGGTCTGGCCCGCGAAGCCTAA
- the wecB gene encoding non-hydrolyzing UDP-N-acetylglucosamine 2-epimerase codes for MPIYGTRPEAIKMAPIVAALHESTTLEQFTTVTGQHRSMLDQVNGLFGIVPDHDLNIFSPGQTLNGILTKTIDGLDKLFSVSRPDAVVVQGDTTTSTAGAIAAFYHSIPVVHVEAGLRSGDLFSPFPEEANRKMTSQIASLHLAPTTTSRDNLLRENIPAADIVVTGNTVIDALFMTVDKKVPFSDPALEKLAQDGGRILLVTTHRRENQGEAMRGVGRALARIADAEPDLTIVVPLHKNPVVRAAVMPFIEGKENVLVVEPLAYGEFTRMLAMSHVVLTDSGGVQEEAPSLGKPVLVMRENTERPEAVVAGTVKLIGTDEDRIVTEVDQLLNDQAHFESMANAVNPYGDGKAASRTVAAIEELLGVGSRISDFA; via the coding sequence ATGCCTATCTACGGCACTCGTCCTGAAGCCATCAAAATGGCGCCGATTGTCGCTGCGCTGCATGAATCCACCACGCTGGAGCAGTTCACGACGGTCACCGGCCAGCACCGGTCCATGCTCGACCAGGTGAACGGCCTCTTCGGAATTGTTCCGGACCACGACCTCAATATTTTCTCTCCGGGACAGACCCTTAACGGCATTCTGACGAAGACTATTGACGGCCTGGACAAGCTCTTCAGCGTCAGCCGTCCCGATGCGGTTGTGGTTCAGGGCGACACGACGACGTCCACTGCCGGCGCCATCGCTGCGTTCTATCACAGCATTCCCGTCGTCCATGTTGAAGCGGGCCTGCGCAGCGGTGATCTCTTCTCTCCGTTCCCGGAGGAAGCCAACCGCAAAATGACCTCCCAGATTGCCAGCCTGCACTTGGCGCCCACCACCACGAGCCGGGACAACCTGCTCAGGGAGAACATTCCCGCCGCGGACATTGTTGTTACCGGCAACACGGTCATTGACGCCCTGTTCATGACCGTCGACAAGAAGGTTCCGTTCTCCGACCCGGCACTGGAAAAGCTGGCGCAGGACGGCGGACGCATCCTGCTGGTCACCACGCACCGCCGCGAAAACCAGGGCGAGGCCATGCGGGGCGTCGGCCGGGCACTGGCCAGGATCGCTGATGCAGAGCCGGACCTCACAATCGTTGTTCCGCTTCACAAGAACCCGGTGGTCCGGGCTGCCGTGATGCCCTTTATCGAGGGCAAGGAAAACGTCCTCGTGGTCGAACCGCTTGCCTACGGTGAATTCACCCGGATGCTCGCGATGTCCCACGTAGTCCTGACCGACTCCGGCGGGGTCCAGGAAGAAGCACCGAGCCTGGGCAAGCCGGTGCTGGTTATGCGGGAAAACACCGAGCGTCCGGAAGCCGTAGTCGCAGGCACGGTCAAGCTGATCGGCACCGACGAGGACAGGATCGTCACCGAGGTTGACCAGCTGCTGAATGACCAGGCACATTTCGAGTCCATGGCCAATGCAGTGAACCCCTACGGTGACGGAAAGGCTGCCTCACGCACCGTTGCGGCCATCGAGGAGCTGCTTGGGGTTGGGTCACGGATCTCTGACTTTGCCTGA
- a CDS encoding heparinase II/III domain-containing protein, which produces MAAEIMSGRLTMRPHGAWQLPETILWDEDPFAQRNWVFQFHTLRWMEPVRRIALAGDPNARKFWVDTCQSWIAANPPGASKSRYAWGDMVDGIRAMVMTLALPMFEGEDHEWLTRSIWEHGEWLADPSHLGHSNHALHQHQALLVVGRVFKYQPWVDLAIERLMELFDESFDDEGVNAEGSIAYHRLNHDWWETAFTRLDVEGIARPKNADRLKLALTELAYATKPNGLFERIGDIDVGGPTGLQSPELTYVQTQGASGQTPSDLTKVYKAGYVFGRSGWGDFEREFVNETFYSISYGPANRVHGHQDGASVTLHAEGSPWLVDAGKYAYVQDKMRDYCVRRLGHNVVHIDGVKYDPTSRVSLDRYKLTQEADDFVLSDNGYAGVKLTRRIIYVRGGDFFIVFDTVRSSKSITAHQRWHLDYETTVEPTKKGYNLNRVRGRASIQWAGKMPTLSTVRGQEDPLDGWMATDWMKREEATVLSATRSGDRFRFITVFGAGRRWERGPEVLSTSPQDADMVMTVRNGKTVWSVRIGRDTVEVAAGDGVFTAPRISNPLGLAAELVRDALSGESNVAPCTESAFSPAYWQTLRDWVRADDANQRLRRLMVLDRLLEKLDVAGDVTKPDNGLRSAIVDTAGHDLVFDGLISQTTLGVRREPLISWNQDVPVRSQTYGAKVHSIYGGISGRLPADSPATLSIEVGGLTLPVSIGRGDTDLLSVRFHGAINREKYTLPLFQGLTSESRGGNSFAIFQDPSLDLDQQINLAWFLGTKEVNLHQEIADVVREFARTLGGKRVVLSGSSGGGFTALQVASYLPDASVLAFNPQTIVGAYHRARAEPALAACFGGMEEAVSDPGLLSRISAVERYRGLGKYPSVLYVQNSGDGHHVQKHLTPFKDVIDAHPDAGRVEFIDVNWGKGHVSPTTQIYNDFLELAGARALSLEV; this is translated from the coding sequence ATGGCAGCTGAAATTATGAGCGGCCGGCTCACTATGAGACCCCACGGCGCATGGCAACTTCCGGAAACGATCCTGTGGGATGAAGATCCCTTCGCTCAGCGAAACTGGGTCTTTCAGTTTCACACCTTGCGATGGATGGAGCCGGTGAGGCGAATCGCACTGGCGGGCGATCCGAACGCTCGGAAGTTCTGGGTCGACACTTGCCAATCTTGGATCGCTGCTAATCCTCCGGGTGCCAGTAAATCCCGATATGCCTGGGGCGACATGGTCGACGGAATTCGTGCCATGGTTATGACGCTTGCATTGCCGATGTTTGAGGGCGAAGACCATGAATGGCTGACTCGATCAATATGGGAACACGGAGAGTGGCTTGCCGACCCCTCCCATCTGGGTCACTCAAACCATGCCCTCCATCAGCATCAGGCACTTCTTGTAGTCGGACGGGTGTTCAAGTATCAGCCGTGGGTTGATCTGGCCATAGAGCGACTGATGGAGTTGTTCGACGAGAGTTTCGACGATGAGGGAGTTAATGCAGAAGGAAGTATCGCATATCACCGCCTAAACCATGACTGGTGGGAGACGGCTTTTACTAGGCTGGATGTCGAAGGAATTGCTCGGCCCAAAAACGCAGACCGTCTTAAGCTCGCGCTTACTGAATTGGCGTATGCTACCAAGCCGAATGGTCTCTTTGAGCGGATCGGTGATATTGATGTCGGCGGTCCTACAGGACTTCAATCGCCAGAACTCACCTATGTGCAGACTCAGGGAGCAAGCGGTCAGACGCCGTCGGACTTAACAAAAGTCTACAAGGCTGGCTATGTTTTTGGACGAAGCGGATGGGGTGACTTTGAACGAGAATTCGTAAACGAGACGTTCTATTCAATATCCTATGGACCTGCCAATCGTGTTCACGGGCACCAGGACGGGGCATCTGTCACCCTGCATGCGGAGGGATCCCCGTGGCTAGTCGACGCTGGCAAGTATGCCTATGTGCAGGACAAAATGCGCGATTATTGCGTGCGAAGGCTTGGGCATAACGTTGTCCATATTGATGGGGTGAAGTATGATCCTACATCGCGTGTTTCGCTTGATAGGTATAAGCTGACTCAAGAGGCTGACGACTTTGTGTTGTCAGATAACGGTTACGCTGGAGTCAAGCTAACGAGGCGCATTATCTACGTCAGGGGAGGCGATTTCTTCATTGTTTTTGACACTGTCAGAAGTTCGAAGAGTATCACCGCCCATCAGCGCTGGCACCTAGATTACGAGACCACGGTAGAGCCGACTAAGAAAGGCTACAACCTGAATCGTGTTCGGGGGCGTGCTTCGATTCAGTGGGCTGGAAAGATGCCCACCCTATCGACAGTCCGTGGACAGGAAGATCCGCTAGACGGATGGATGGCTACCGATTGGATGAAGCGAGAGGAAGCTACAGTCCTGTCGGCCACGAGGAGTGGGGACCGTTTCCGGTTTATTACTGTATTCGGCGCTGGCCGGAGATGGGAAAGAGGCCCCGAGGTTTTGTCCACGAGTCCGCAAGATGCGGACATGGTGATGACAGTGCGAAACGGCAAAACTGTCTGGAGTGTGCGAATTGGGCGCGATACTGTGGAGGTTGCTGCCGGTGACGGCGTTTTTACAGCGCCCCGCATTTCGAATCCCCTAGGTCTCGCCGCGGAGCTTGTTCGGGATGCCCTGTCAGGAGAAAGTAACGTAGCCCCTTGCACGGAAAGCGCTTTCTCTCCGGCATATTGGCAAACCTTGCGGGATTGGGTGCGGGCTGATGACGCTAATCAGCGACTCCGTCGACTGATGGTGTTGGACCGGCTGCTTGAAAAGTTGGATGTCGCTGGAGACGTGACCAAGCCGGATAACGGGCTCCGGTCGGCCATCGTGGACACCGCCGGGCATGATCTGGTGTTTGACGGGTTGATCAGCCAGACGACTCTAGGGGTCCGCCGGGAACCCTTAATAAGTTGGAATCAGGATGTTCCTGTCAGGTCGCAGACCTACGGAGCAAAAGTTCATTCGATATATGGAGGAATCTCCGGAAGGCTCCCCGCTGACTCTCCGGCCACTCTGTCGATCGAAGTTGGAGGGCTAACGCTTCCGGTGTCCATTGGGCGGGGTGACACCGACCTCTTGTCGGTGAGATTCCATGGTGCGATCAATAGGGAAAAATACACTTTGCCTCTCTTCCAGGGCCTGACTTCAGAGTCCCGTGGGGGGAATAGCTTTGCCATCTTCCAGGATCCTTCCCTTGATCTGGATCAGCAGATAAACCTGGCTTGGTTCCTCGGGACAAAAGAAGTGAATCTGCACCAGGAAATCGCCGATGTAGTTCGTGAATTTGCACGGACATTGGGAGGAAAAAGAGTTGTCTTGTCCGGAAGTTCTGGAGGAGGCTTCACCGCCCTGCAAGTAGCGTCCTATTTGCCGGACGCCTCGGTGCTAGCTTTCAACCCCCAGACGATTGTCGGGGCGTATCACCGCGCACGTGCGGAGCCGGCCCTGGCGGCTTGTTTTGGCGGCATGGAAGAGGCCGTCTCTGACCCCGGCCTCCTGTCCCGTATCTCAGCGGTCGAACGCTACAGGGGCCTTGGCAAGTATCCTTCTGTTCTATATGTCCAGAACTCGGGCGATGGGCACCATGTCCAGAAACACCTGACTCCGTTTAAGGATGTCATCGACGCCCATCCTGATGCTGGACGGGTTGAATTCATCGATGTCAATTGGGGAAAGGGTCATGTGTCGCCGACCACGCAGATCTACAACGATTTTCTGGAGCTTGCCGGAGCACGTGCGCTAAGCCTCGAAGTGTAA
- a CDS encoding glycosyltransferase, giving the protein MNNPTNDSLRRGSSKLSNVLRRRRNAKIRELRRSIQAQRKAVGAEAVLDTCRESVSRFPDSADLWYTYARVLIDVQRPDEGMEALAQALRCDPAHLMALEYYISLSGLVDSGKRQKDVAAVIHGLARAAGGKRVDNLGALDFLIPNGCAEGIRNIARNGTSLATTAAQIAIALESGADAPSSEDLSVADEETKIAYVSVFLARGRYTSALEVLENMNDAAIPWHALRRAARRALAGPRPDTSVPLLKRMERIKPQDAWVKKQLSEFEYTANLTNYALTKRGFPLPRRAGEPQYLPISNKVLYTLHNALPYNSAGYATRTHGLLSQLNKSGYEVQGVTRLGYPYDMPNKEDMGPIPSEHLVDGVSYAHLSTTPGVERKNPLFDYVQRYAAALQEFAMDARPAVLHAASNHWNGLATVTAANRLGIPSIYEVRGLWEVTRGSRNPEWVGGGMYRMIARMEADAAQGATRVLTITEALKGELIRRGVDEDKISVVPNGVDTARFQPVDKDMSLVRELGLLGKTVIGYIGSILDYEGLELLLLAARSMKSTRDDFHVLIVGDGAELERFKTMSGELDIHDVVTFTGRVPHEDVEKYYSVVDIAPFPRLPLAVCEMVSPLKPFEAMAMGKVVVASNVAALAEIVQDGKTGLLHKKGSFEDLQTALVRLLDDPELRNELATCAMEWVRAERDWNHLASSVTEIYDQLTANGGTDESIG; this is encoded by the coding sequence GTGAACAATCCCACCAACGACAGCCTGCGACGAGGCTCCTCTAAGCTTTCGAATGTGCTGCGCCGTAGAAGGAACGCGAAGATTCGAGAACTCCGTCGGTCGATTCAAGCCCAGCGAAAGGCAGTCGGTGCCGAAGCTGTGTTGGATACCTGCAGGGAAAGCGTCTCTCGCTTCCCCGACAGCGCCGACTTATGGTACACCTACGCTCGCGTACTTATCGACGTTCAGCGGCCTGATGAAGGAATGGAAGCGCTAGCACAGGCTCTCCGATGTGATCCAGCGCACCTCATGGCCTTGGAATACTATATTTCCCTAAGCGGGTTGGTGGACTCCGGTAAACGGCAAAAAGACGTCGCCGCAGTGATCCACGGTCTGGCGCGGGCCGCCGGTGGTAAACGAGTGGATAATCTTGGAGCCTTGGACTTCCTCATTCCAAACGGATGTGCGGAAGGTATCCGCAATATTGCCCGGAATGGGACGTCACTCGCCACAACTGCAGCGCAGATTGCGATCGCTCTCGAAAGCGGTGCGGATGCTCCCTCTTCGGAAGACCTGAGCGTCGCCGACGAGGAAACCAAAATTGCATACGTTTCTGTATTCCTGGCTCGAGGACGCTATACGTCGGCATTAGAGGTTCTCGAGAACATGAATGATGCTGCTATCCCGTGGCACGCACTTCGGCGCGCCGCTCGGAGAGCACTTGCGGGACCCCGCCCGGACACTTCCGTGCCCCTGTTGAAGCGTATGGAGCGAATCAAACCCCAGGATGCTTGGGTGAAGAAGCAACTGTCAGAGTTCGAGTACACAGCGAATCTGACCAATTATGCCCTGACTAAAAGAGGTTTCCCTCTCCCTCGGCGAGCTGGCGAGCCGCAGTACTTGCCAATTTCCAACAAGGTTCTCTACACACTCCACAACGCCCTTCCTTACAATTCTGCCGGATACGCGACGCGAACACACGGTTTGCTCTCCCAGCTGAATAAGAGCGGCTATGAAGTACAGGGAGTGACCAGGCTAGGTTACCCATACGATATGCCTAATAAGGAGGATATGGGGCCCATCCCCTCGGAGCACCTCGTAGATGGTGTGAGCTACGCGCATCTCTCCACTACTCCGGGCGTAGAGCGAAAGAACCCGCTCTTCGACTATGTGCAACGCTACGCTGCAGCCCTTCAAGAATTCGCCATGGATGCCCGTCCAGCCGTCCTGCACGCTGCGTCAAACCACTGGAATGGGTTGGCTACAGTTACTGCCGCGAACCGGCTCGGTATTCCCAGCATCTACGAGGTCAGAGGCTTGTGGGAGGTTACCCGCGGGTCCCGCAACCCGGAGTGGGTTGGGGGTGGCATGTACCGGATGATCGCGCGAATGGAAGCTGACGCTGCACAGGGTGCCACACGGGTGCTGACTATTACCGAGGCGCTGAAAGGCGAACTGATACGACGCGGTGTCGATGAGGACAAAATTTCGGTTGTGCCCAACGGAGTAGACACCGCTCGGTTTCAGCCAGTCGACAAAGATATGTCGCTCGTCCGAGAACTCGGACTCTTGGGAAAAACCGTAATCGGGTATATTGGTTCGATTTTGGATTACGAAGGACTGGAACTCCTTCTGCTGGCTGCCCGGTCGATGAAGAGCACCCGTGACGATTTCCATGTACTAATAGTGGGTGACGGCGCTGAACTTGAGCGCTTTAAAACGATGTCGGGCGAACTAGACATACATGACGTCGTCACTTTCACCGGCAGGGTTCCCCATGAGGACGTAGAGAAATACTATTCTGTTGTGGATATAGCACCGTTCCCCAGGCTTCCACTTGCTGTGTGCGAAATGGTGTCACCCCTCAAGCCGTTTGAAGCGATGGCCATGGGAAAGGTAGTGGTCGCCTCAAACGTCGCCGCGCTTGCCGAAATCGTCCAAGACGGTAAGACTGGACTGCTCCACAAGAAAGGCAGCTTCGAAGATTTACAGACGGCGTTGGTGAGACTTCTTGACGACCCCGAACTGCGGAACGAACTAGCGACCTGCGCGATGGAGTGGGTGCGTGCCGAACGTGACTGGAACCATCTAGCCTCGTCGGTTACCGAAATCTACGATCAACTTACAGCGAACGGTGGAACAGATGAATCCATTGGTTAG
- the wecC gene encoding UDP-N-acetyl-D-mannosamine dehydrogenase has translation MKTISTVAVIGLGYIGLPTATILATNGLRVIGVDVNTSTIDAVNRGEVPFVEPDLAEFLEQAVTSGRLSATAEMPAADAFIVAVPTPFNADKSADLSFIEAAATSIAPMLQGGELLILESTSPPGATKRMGEVVAALRPDLSFGEDDSSILLAHCPERVLPGRIMVEIVTNDRIIGGTTRTAAERAKDLYSSFCKGDIHLTDATTAEMAKLVENSYRDVNIAFANELSMISDKLDINVWELIRLANYHPRVNILQPGPGVGGHCIAVDPWFIVAAAPDEANIIRTARTVNDSKPEFVVEQVLKAVKSTGATSVAALGLAFKANVDDLRESPAVGIVKTLSQRLVDVSINVVEPHVVELPKPLSGTGVSLVSLEEAIATSKVILLLVDHDAFAKLGEMDLSKVEVIDTKGMLEASKA, from the coding sequence ATGAAGACAATCAGCACAGTAGCCGTTATTGGACTCGGATACATTGGACTTCCGACGGCAACAATTCTTGCAACCAATGGGCTTCGCGTTATCGGCGTTGACGTCAATACGAGCACGATTGATGCGGTTAACCGCGGCGAGGTTCCATTTGTGGAGCCAGATCTTGCAGAATTTCTGGAACAGGCGGTGACTTCGGGAAGGTTGTCAGCCACCGCAGAAATGCCTGCTGCCGATGCGTTCATTGTCGCTGTCCCCACTCCCTTTAACGCTGATAAGAGCGCTGACCTGTCCTTTATCGAGGCAGCGGCCACCTCCATTGCCCCCATGCTGCAGGGCGGGGAACTGCTGATCCTCGAATCCACCTCTCCGCCCGGGGCCACGAAGCGCATGGGTGAAGTGGTAGCGGCTCTGAGGCCGGATCTTTCCTTCGGAGAAGACGATAGTTCCATTCTTCTCGCCCACTGCCCCGAGCGAGTACTGCCCGGCCGCATCATGGTGGAAATTGTTACCAATGACCGCATCATCGGTGGAACCACCCGTACAGCTGCGGAACGGGCAAAGGACCTCTACTCAAGCTTCTGCAAGGGGGATATTCACCTGACGGACGCTACGACTGCCGAAATGGCCAAGCTCGTGGAGAACTCCTACCGTGACGTAAACATCGCATTTGCTAATGAACTTTCGATGATTAGCGACAAGCTAGACATCAACGTGTGGGAGCTTATTCGTTTGGCGAATTACCACCCGCGCGTAAACATTCTGCAACCCGGTCCGGGCGTAGGAGGCCACTGCATAGCAGTCGATCCTTGGTTTATCGTTGCAGCGGCTCCTGATGAAGCAAATATTATCCGCACTGCGCGGACTGTCAACGATTCCAAGCCCGAGTTCGTTGTCGAACAGGTTCTGAAAGCTGTAAAGAGTACCGGCGCCACCTCCGTCGCGGCCTTGGGGCTTGCTTTCAAAGCAAATGTGGATGATCTGCGCGAGTCGCCCGCTGTGGGCATCGTAAAAACGCTGTCACAGCGGCTGGTCGATGTTTCCATCAATGTAGTTGAGCCCCATGTCGTGGAACTGCCAAAGCCGCTGAGCGGGACGGGAGTTAGCCTGGTATCGCTTGAGGAGGCAATAGCAACTTCCAAGGTCATACTTCTTCTCGTCGATCACGACGCTTTCGCTAAACTCGGCGAAATGGACTTGAGCAAAGTTGAAGTTATAGATACCAAGGGGATGCTGGAGGCCTCGAAGGCGTGA